In Halorussus limi, a genomic segment contains:
- a CDS encoding response regulator, producing the protein MKTGILIVDDSEFMRQRVKSALADDDYRIVAEAPNGAWAIQKYKENADEVDLVLMDIVMRKANGLKATAAIKKLDDDVRVIMCTSVGQRQKIQLAARAGADAYITKPFEDEELTDAIDGVVTG; encoded by the coding sequence ATGAAGACCGGGATTCTCATCGTGGACGATTCGGAGTTCATGCGACAGCGAGTAAAGAGCGCGCTGGCCGACGACGACTACCGAATCGTCGCCGAAGCGCCGAACGGCGCGTGGGCCATCCAGAAGTACAAGGAGAACGCCGACGAGGTGGACCTCGTCCTGATGGACATCGTGATGCGGAAGGCGAACGGCCTGAAGGCGACGGCGGCCATCAAGAAACTCGACGACGACGTGCGAGTCATCATGTGCACCAGCGTCGGCCAGCGCCAGAAGATACAGTTGGCGGCGCGGGCCGGGGCCGACGCCTACATCACCAAACCGTTCGAGGACGAGGAACTCACCGACGCCATCGACGGGGTGGTGACCGGATGA